A part of Lacinutrix sp. 5H-3-7-4 genomic DNA contains:
- a CDS encoding anhydro-N-acetylmuramic acid kinase, which translates to MIKNEYNVVGVMSGTSLDGIDLALINFKFEDSWTFKIITAETVDYTKDWTTKLKTLVNYTKPELKSLDIEYTAYLANTINVFLEKNNIFSVDAICSHGHTALHKPENKLTYQIGNLPSIAKITNQLIVCDFRVQDIELGGQGAPLVPIGDELLFSNYTFCINLGGFANISTTLNKNRIAFDICPLNIVLNKYVSNLGFNFDDKGEIAKSGSINKALLKELNALSFYKKNYPKSLGLEWVNKNIFPLIDSYKLSTPDILRTFVEHIAIQIETVINTKTKASILLTGGGVFNSFLISRINSRTNNKIEIPSKEIIEFKEALIFGFLGVLKLRNQVNCLASVTGAKKNHASGVIFHP; encoded by the coding sequence ATGATAAAAAATGAATATAATGTTGTTGGTGTCATGTCTGGTACCTCGTTAGATGGTATAGATTTAGCTTTAATTAATTTTAAATTTGAAGATTCCTGGACTTTTAAAATTATAACAGCTGAAACTGTTGATTATACTAAAGATTGGACAACTAAATTAAAAACTTTAGTAAACTATACAAAACCAGAATTAAAGTCATTAGATATAGAATATACAGCCTACTTGGCAAATACAATAAATGTATTTTTAGAAAAAAATAATATTTTTAGTGTTGATGCAATTTGCTCTCATGGACATACAGCACTTCATAAACCAGAAAACAAATTAACCTATCAAATAGGAAATTTACCTTCAATTGCAAAAATTACAAACCAATTAATTGTATGTGATTTTAGAGTTCAAGATATAGAATTAGGAGGTCAAGGAGCGCCATTAGTGCCAATAGGCGATGAGTTATTATTTTCAAATTATACCTTTTGTATAAACTTAGGTGGGTTTGCAAACATATCTACAACATTAAACAAAAACCGAATTGCTTTCGATATTTGCCCTTTAAATATTGTATTAAATAAATATGTATCAAATTTAGGGTTCAATTTTGATGATAAAGGTGAAATAGCAAAAAGTGGCTCCATAAATAAAGCTTTACTTAAAGAACTTAATGCGTTATCATTTTACAAAAAAAACTATCCTAAATCTTTAGGCTTAGAATGGGTTAACAAAAATATTTTTCCCTTAATAGATAGTTACAAACTTAGCACTCCAGATATATTAAGAACATTTGTAGAGCATATTGCAATACAAATAGAAACAGTAATAAATACAAAAACAAAAGCTTCAATACTATTAACTGGTGGTGGAGTGTTTAATTCATTTTTAATAAGTAGAATAAATTCACGCACTAACAATAAAATAGAAATACCATCTAAAGAAATAATAGAGTTTAAAGAAGCATTAATATTTGGTTTTTTAGGAGTTCTAAAACTTAGAAATCAAGTTAATTGTTTAGCTAGTGTAACTGGTGCAAAAAAAAATCATGCTTCAGGAGTAATATTTCATCCTTAA
- a CDS encoding Glu/Leu/Phe/Val dehydrogenase dimerization domain-containing protein produces the protein MKELLKKYENKEPEIIFNWKDSETEAEGWTVINSLRGGAAGGGTRMRKGLDMNEVLSLAKTMEVKFTVSGPAIGGAKSGINFDPSDPRKKGVLERWYKAVSPLLKSYYGTGGDLNVDEIHEVIPITEESGVWHPQEGVFNGHFKPTEADKINRIGQLRQGVIKVIENPGFSPDVTRKYTVADMITGYGVAEAVKHYYEIYGGSVVGKRAVVQGFGNVGSAAAYYLAQMGAKVVGIIDISGGVINEEGFSFDEITNFFLNKNGNTLLADNMIPFEEMNQRVWSLQTEIFAPCAASRLITQDQINQLINTGLEVISCGANVPFADKEIFFGSIMEHTDEKVSLIPDFISNCGMARVFAYFMERKVQMTDEAIFNDTSEIIKKALQNTYDKNPSKTEISKTAFEIALTQLV, from the coding sequence ATGAAAGAATTACTAAAAAAGTACGAAAATAAAGAGCCAGAAATAATTTTTAACTGGAAAGATTCAGAAACAGAAGCCGAAGGCTGGACAGTTATAAACTCATTACGTGGTGGCGCTGCAGGTGGAGGAACACGAATGAGAAAAGGATTAGACATGAACGAGGTCCTATCTTTAGCTAAAACAATGGAAGTAAAATTTACAGTTTCTGGACCAGCAATTGGCGGTGCAAAATCTGGTATAAATTTCGACCCAAGTGACCCTAGAAAAAAAGGCGTTCTTGAGCGTTGGTACAAAGCAGTATCTCCATTATTAAAAAGCTATTATGGAACCGGAGGAGATTTAAATGTAGATGAAATTCACGAAGTTATTCCAATTACTGAAGAATCTGGTGTTTGGCATCCTCAAGAAGGTGTTTTTAATGGACATTTTAAACCTACCGAAGCCGATAAAATTAATAGAATTGGTCAACTACGCCAAGGTGTTATTAAAGTAATAGAAAATCCAGGGTTCTCACCAGATGTAACAAGAAAATATACTGTTGCAGATATGATTACGGGTTATGGCGTTGCCGAAGCGGTAAAACATTATTACGAAATTTATGGTGGTAGCGTTGTAGGTAAACGTGCAGTTGTTCAAGGCTTTGGTAATGTAGGTTCTGCTGCTGCATATTATTTAGCACAAATGGGAGCTAAAGTAGTTGGTATTATAGATATTTCTGGAGGCGTTATAAACGAAGAAGGTTTCTCTTTCGATGAAATAACAAACTTTTTTTTAAACAAAAACGGTAACACTTTACTAGCAGATAACATGATTCCTTTTGAGGAGATGAACCAGCGCGTATGGTCACTTCAAACAGAAATTTTTGCTCCATGTGCCGCTTCAAGATTAATAACGCAAGACCAAATCAATCAATTAATTAATACAGGATTAGAAGTGATTTCTTGTGGTGCAAATGTACCATTTGCAGATAAAGAAATTTTCTTTGGTAGTATTATGGAACATACAGATGAGAAAGTTAGTTTAATTCCAGACTTTATTTCAAACTGTGGTATGGCAAGAGTTTTTGCTTACTTTATGGAGAGAAAAGTACAAATGACAGACGAAGCTATTTTTAACGATACTTCAGAAATTATTAAAAAAGCATTACAAAATACATACGATAAAAACCCAAGCAAAACCGAAATTAGTAAAACAGCCTTCGAGATTGCATTAACACAATTAGTTTAA
- the nhaB gene encoding sodium/proton antiporter NhaB: protein MINQFLGNSPKWFKFTMIAFLIINIPIFYINPTICAWLFIGEFIFCLAMALKCYPLQSGGLLAIEALALGLTTPENAYHEVDANLEVILLLVFMVAGIYFMKPLLMYIFSKVFTKIKSKLVLSVLFVVLSAVLSAFLDALTVTAVLISVAVGFYGVYHKIHSSVDADYDDDNILDRKELSGETFEQFKSFLRSLIMHGVVGTALGGVCTLVGEPQNLLIGERLGWDFVQFFLKMAPITIPVLFAGIITTIILEKTKIFGYGDKLPEVARRIIENYTEEQDKQRTEAQKYGLIVQGVSALLLIAGLALHIAPVGFIGLALIIVQTAFMGITDEHSLGKAFEEALPFTGLLVVFFVIVAMIHDQHLFQPIIEWALSKDPSQQPAIFYAANGLLSMISDNVFVATVYIGEVQNAFTAGNISRLQFEQLAIAINTGTNLPSVATPNGQAAFLFLLTSSIAPLINLSYGKMAKMAFPYTIVLGIMGLLGVIYML from the coding sequence ATGATAAATCAGTTTTTAGGAAACAGTCCTAAATGGTTCAAATTCACGATGATTGCTTTTTTAATCATTAATATTCCTATCTTCTATATAAACCCTACTATATGCGCATGGTTGTTTATTGGTGAATTTATTTTCTGTTTAGCAATGGCATTAAAATGTTATCCATTACAATCAGGAGGATTACTGGCTATAGAAGCTTTAGCTTTAGGGCTTACAACTCCAGAAAATGCTTATCATGAAGTAGATGCCAACCTAGAAGTTATATTACTTTTAGTATTCATGGTTGCAGGTATTTATTTTATGAAACCTCTATTAATGTATATATTTAGTAAGGTTTTTACAAAAATTAAATCAAAACTAGTATTGTCAGTACTATTTGTAGTTTTATCTGCAGTACTTTCAGCTTTTCTTGATGCACTTACGGTAACAGCAGTATTAATTAGTGTAGCTGTAGGTTTCTATGGTGTATACCACAAAATACATTCTAGTGTTGATGCAGATTATGATGACGATAACATTCTAGATAGAAAAGAATTAAGTGGTGAAACATTCGAACAATTTAAAAGCTTTTTAAGAAGTTTAATAATGCATGGTGTAGTAGGTACGGCATTAGGTGGCGTTTGTACATTAGTAGGAGAGCCACAAAACTTATTAATTGGAGAACGTTTAGGATGGGATTTTGTTCAGTTTTTCCTAAAAATGGCACCAATTACAATTCCTGTTTTATTTGCAGGTATTATTACAACTATAATTTTAGAAAAAACTAAAATATTTGGTTATGGTGATAAATTACCAGAAGTAGCACGTAGAATAATTGAAAATTATACAGAAGAGCAAGACAAACAAAGAACCGAAGCTCAAAAATATGGATTAATAGTTCAAGGAGTTTCAGCATTATTATTAATAGCAGGTTTAGCATTACACATCGCTCCAGTAGGATTTATAGGGTTAGCTCTAATTATTGTTCAAACTGCATTTATGGGTATTACAGACGAGCACTCATTAGGTAAAGCATTCGAAGAAGCATTACCATTTACAGGTTTACTAGTAGTGTTTTTTGTAATCGTAGCCATGATACATGATCAACACTTATTTCAACCAATTATAGAATGGGCACTTTCAAAAGATCCTTCACAACAACCAGCAATATTTTATGCAGCAAATGGTTTGTTATCTATGATTAGTGATAACGTATTTGTAGCAACAGTATATATAGGAGAAGTTCAAAATGCATTTACAGCAGGAAACATTTCAAGATTACAGTTTGAGCAATTAGCAATAGCAATTAATACAGGTACAAATTTACCAAGTGTAGCAACACCTAATGGCCAAGCCGCATTTTTATTTTTACTAACATCATCAATAGCACCATTAATTAATTTATCTTACGGTAAAATGGCAAAAATGGCATTTCCATACACAATTGTTTTAGGTATTATGGGACTATTAGGCGTTATATATATGCTATAG
- a CDS encoding MotA/TolQ/ExbB proton channel family protein — translation MLNTILQEAAQNTDGLAEGESVEKTLSIIELITTGGTAGIIIIALLFVLFVVALYIYFERILAIKEASKVDSNFMNQIRDYVSNGKIDSAQNLCAQTNSPVSRLISKGVSRIGKPLDDINTAIENAGRLEIYSLEKNISVLATISGAAPMIGFLGTVIGMILSIFEIANSGGSIDIKTLADGLYTAMTTTVGGLIVGIIAYIAYNHLVVKTDKVVYKMEANSLEFLDLLNEPS, via the coding sequence ATGTTAAATACAATCTTACAAGAAGCAGCTCAAAACACTGACGGATTAGCCGAAGGAGAATCAGTTGAAAAAACACTCTCAATTATAGAATTAATAACAACTGGAGGTACAGCAGGAATAATTATTATAGCGTTGTTATTTGTGCTATTTGTAGTAGCATTATACATTTATTTTGAAAGAATTTTAGCCATAAAAGAAGCCTCTAAAGTAGACTCAAATTTTATGAATCAAATTCGAGATTACGTAAGTAATGGTAAAATAGATTCAGCTCAAAATTTATGTGCTCAAACAAACTCACCAGTATCAAGATTAATAAGTAAAGGCGTTTCAAGAATAGGAAAACCTTTAGACGATATTAATACAGCAATAGAAAATGCAGGACGTTTAGAAATTTATAGCTTAGAAAAAAATATTAGTGTTTTAGCAACCATTTCTGGAGCCGCACCAATGATTGGGTTTTTAGGTACAGTAATAGGTATGATTCTTTCAATTTTCGAAATAGCAAATTCAGGCGGTTCAATAGATATTAAAACCTTAGCAGATGGTTTATACACAGCAATGACAACAACCGTTGGAGGTTTAATAGTTGGTATTATAGCTTACATTGCATACAACCATTTAGTAGTAAAAACAGATAAGGTAGTATATAAAATGGAAGCTAATTCATTAGAGTTTTTAGACCTTTTAAACGAACCTAGCTAA
- a CDS encoding biopolymer transporter ExbD has translation MNLRGRNKVTPEFNMSSMTDIVFLLLIFFMIASTLVSAEAIDLLLPKSSSKTTQTKNISVSVDKNVNYYIDLKQVSKETLESELLSKLGSAESPTITIRSDQDVEMKHVVYIMDIANRNKIKSTLAVKSQ, from the coding sequence ATGAATTTACGCGGAAGAAATAAAGTAACACCAGAATTCAATATGTCTTCAATGACAGATATTGTATTTCTATTACTAATATTTTTTATGATTGCTTCAACATTAGTTTCAGCTGAAGCAATAGATCTGTTATTACCAAAATCATCAAGTAAAACAACCCAGACAAAAAACATTTCGGTAAGCGTAGATAAAAACGTTAACTATTATATCGATTTAAAACAAGTGTCTAAAGAAACACTAGAATCAGAGTTGTTATCAAAATTAGGCAGTGCAGAATCGCCAACAATAACAATACGTTCAGATCAAGATGTAGAAATGAAACACGTAGTATATATAATGGATATTGCTAACAGAAATAAAATAAAATCTACCTTAGCAGTAAAGTCTCAGTAA
- the tolA gene encoding cell envelope integrity protein TolA — translation MKYFETKHEINSAKITTLIVVIIVLLCFVVGQNYQDPPEEYGVAINFGSSSVVDENINSNPPEKLQESEPEPEETTPEDIVEEETIEEEVQEEVEEETIEELEKAIEESKAQEAAEAAKAEAAEKAAEAEKLLQQEREEALRIKKEKEEQEAKEAKEKLEKEQKEAAAKAKKEAEEKAEAKQKAQKLAAEKKARALEAKKKAEKAASDARKAEAARIAKAKAQAAAKKAAADAAAAAEASKEKGSGNQTVSFALIENVPVYPGCEGGNNAAKKKCMNDKIKQFLGQNFNKSLASNLDLKGIQKVNIFFKIDKTGRVVGIRAKAPHPKLEDEAKRVTKLLPKMKPGMQQGKPTTVSFYLPLNVKAN, via the coding sequence ATGAAATACTTCGAAACAAAACACGAAATAAATTCGGCAAAAATCACTACTTTAATAGTAGTGATTATCGTTTTATTATGTTTTGTTGTTGGACAAAACTATCAAGATCCACCAGAAGAATATGGAGTAGCCATAAATTTTGGAAGTTCAAGTGTAGTAGATGAAAATATTAATTCTAATCCTCCAGAAAAACTTCAAGAATCAGAACCAGAACCAGAAGAAACAACACCTGAAGATATTGTTGAAGAAGAAACTATAGAAGAAGAAGTACAAGAGGAAGTAGAAGAAGAAACTATAGAAGAACTTGAAAAAGCAATAGAAGAATCCAAAGCACAAGAAGCCGCAGAAGCAGCTAAAGCAGAAGCTGCAGAAAAAGCTGCCGAAGCAGAAAAACTTTTGCAACAAGAACGCGAAGAAGCTTTAAGAATTAAAAAAGAAAAAGAAGAGCAAGAAGCTAAAGAAGCAAAAGAGAAATTAGAAAAAGAGCAAAAAGAAGCTGCAGCAAAAGCAAAAAAAGAAGCCGAAGAAAAAGCTGAAGCCAAACAAAAAGCTCAAAAATTAGCCGCAGAAAAAAAAGCAAGAGCATTAGAAGCCAAAAAGAAAGCCGAAAAAGCAGCGTCAGATGCTAGAAAAGCCGAAGCAGCACGAATAGCAAAAGCTAAAGCACAAGCAGCAGCCAAAAAAGCAGCAGCAGACGCAGCAGCAGCAGCGGAAGCTTCAAAAGAAAAAGGAAGTGGTAATCAAACCGTATCATTTGCTTTAATAGAAAATGTACCCGTTTACCCAGGTTGTGAAGGCGGTAATAATGCTGCTAAGAAAAAATGCATGAACGATAAAATCAAACAATTTCTAGGACAAAACTTTAATAAAAGTTTGGCCTCGAATTTAGATTTAAAAGGCATTCAAAAAGTAAATATTTTCTTTAAAATAGATAAAACAGGTAGAGTAGTTGGTATTAGAGCAAAAGCACCACATCCTAAATTAGAAGATGAAGCAAAACGCGTAACAAAATTATTACCAAAAATGAAACCAGGTATGCAGCAAGGCAAACCAACAACAGTTTCTTTTTACTTGCCATTAAACGTAAAGGCAAATTAG
- a CDS encoding folylpolyglutamate synthase/dihydrofolate synthase family protein codes for MTYQDTVKWMFSQLPMYQKIGNKAYKVDLSNTHLLAKHLKNPEAKFKTIHVAGTNGKGSTSHMLASILQDAGYKVGLYTSPHLKDYRERIKINGKEISKQFVIQFIKRNKTFLETNALSFFEMTVGLAFEYFAKQQVDIAIIEVGLGGRLDSTNIITPEVSVITNIGLDHTQFLGNTLEAIAKEKGGIIKHNVPVVIGETHIKTKEIFKTLAKNNQSDIFFADQLSAHNYKSDLKGDYQKNNIQTVVQTVNQIIKKGFKVSNQNIKNGLGNVVKNTGLLGRWQILQSNPKVICDTAHNFEGLNFTINQLKKENFENLHIVFGVVNDKDLSSISTILPKNAKYYFCKPNIPRGMSEKKLKSILLQSNLVGESYSSVNEAYKSALSTAKAEDIIYIGGSTFTVAEII; via the coding sequence ATGACATATCAAGATACTGTAAAGTGGATGTTTTCTCAACTTCCTATGTATCAAAAAATAGGAAACAAAGCCTACAAAGTAGATCTAAGTAATACTCATTTACTAGCAAAACATTTAAAAAATCCAGAAGCAAAATTTAAAACCATTCATGTAGCAGGTACAAATGGAAAAGGTTCAACATCTCATATGTTGGCTTCAATTTTGCAAGATGCCGGTTATAAAGTTGGTTTATATACTTCTCCACATCTTAAAGACTATAGAGAACGCATTAAAATTAACGGCAAAGAGATTAGTAAACAATTTGTAATTCAATTTATAAAACGAAATAAAACATTTTTAGAAACTAACGCTTTATCTTTTTTTGAAATGACAGTAGGGTTGGCTTTTGAGTATTTTGCCAAACAACAAGTAGATATAGCAATTATAGAAGTTGGATTGGGAGGAAGATTAGATTCAACAAATATAATAACACCAGAAGTATCAGTAATAACTAATATAGGTTTAGATCACACACAGTTTCTAGGAAACACTTTAGAAGCCATTGCCAAAGAAAAAGGTGGAATTATAAAACACAATGTTCCTGTTGTAATTGGTGAGACTCATATTAAAACTAAAGAAATATTTAAAACACTAGCAAAAAATAATCAAAGTGACATTTTTTTTGCAGATCAATTAAGTGCTCATAATTATAAAAGTGATTTAAAAGGAGATTATCAAAAAAATAATATTCAAACTGTAGTACAAACTGTAAATCAAATTATAAAAAAAGGGTTTAAAGTATCTAATCAAAATATAAAAAATGGGCTTGGAAACGTTGTAAAAAATACAGGTTTACTTGGTAGATGGCAAATACTACAAAGCAATCCCAAAGTAATTTGTGATACTGCTCATAATTTTGAAGGATTAAATTTTACTATAAATCAACTCAAAAAAGAGAATTTCGAGAATTTGCACATTGTTTTTGGAGTAGTAAATGATAAAGATTTAAGTTCAATTAGTACAATTTTACCCAAAAATGCCAAATACTACTTTTGCAAACCAAATATTCCTAGAGGTATGAGTGAAAAAAAATTAAAATCAATTTTATTACAAAGTAATTTGGTTGGAGAGAGCTACAGTTCTGTAAATGAAGCTTATAAAAGTGCCTTGTCAACTGCCAAAGCAGAAGATATTATCTATATTGGAGGTAGCACTTTTACCGTTGCAGAAATTATTTGA
- the murF gene encoding UDP-N-acetylmuramoyl-tripeptide--D-alanyl-D-alanine ligase: protein MKIEQLHQLFLECKSVSTDTRTIKKNIMFFALKGDNFNGNTFSTEALKKGAKYVIIDELEYNTSSQTILVENVLETLQQLATYHREYLNIPIIGLTGSNGKTTTKELINTVLSKKYNTTATKGNLNNHIGVPLTLLSMTKDTEIGIVEMGANHLKEIEFLSNIAKPDFGYITNFGKAHLEGFGSIQGVINGKSELYNYLITYKKHIFFNADDTIQNEKLSNYNLKSGFSNQTQNQLNINFLEANPFVTLKFQDQIITSQLIGKYNFTNISAAITIGSYFNVKFSDIKAAIENYAPTNNRSQIINKNSNKIILDAYNANPTSMKAALENFSNLNATYKIAFLGDMFELGDEAQAEHQNITDLITTLNINTVYLIGTNFNSTKTENKKIKQYKTFEALKKSFNTIDITNATLLIKGSRGMALERIVDLF from the coding sequence ATGAAAATAGAACAACTGCACCAACTCTTTTTAGAGTGTAAATCTGTATCTACCGATACCAGAACAATTAAAAAAAACATAATGTTTTTTGCCTTAAAAGGAGATAACTTTAACGGCAATACTTTTTCTACTGAAGCTTTAAAAAAAGGTGCCAAGTATGTTATTATAGATGAATTAGAATATAACACTTCATCTCAAACAATTTTAGTTGAAAATGTTTTAGAAACTCTACAACAACTTGCTACATACCATAGAGAGTATTTAAACATACCTATTATTGGTTTAACAGGAAGTAATGGAAAAACCACAACTAAAGAATTAATAAATACAGTTCTCTCAAAAAAATACAATACTACCGCTACTAAAGGAAATTTAAACAATCATATTGGTGTACCACTAACTTTATTATCCATGACAAAAGATACAGAGATTGGAATAGTAGAAATGGGTGCAAATCATTTAAAAGAGATTGAGTTTTTAAGCAATATCGCTAAACCAGATTTTGGTTACATTACAAATTTTGGAAAAGCACATCTTGAAGGTTTTGGAAGTATTCAAGGAGTTATTAACGGAAAAAGTGAACTTTATAATTATCTAATTACATATAAAAAACATATTTTTTTTAATGCTGATGATACTATTCAAAATGAAAAATTAAGTAACTATAATTTAAAAAGCGGATTTTCAAATCAAACACAAAACCAACTAAATATTAATTTTCTTGAAGCTAATCCTTTTGTAACACTAAAATTTCAAGACCAAATAATTACATCTCAACTTATAGGAAAATATAACTTTACAAACATTAGTGCGGCCATTACAATTGGTAGTTATTTTAATGTAAAATTTAGTGATATAAAAGCGGCTATTGAAAATTACGCACCTACTAATAATCGCTCTCAAATAATTAATAAGAATTCTAATAAAATCATTTTAGATGCATATAATGCAAACCCAACAAGTATGAAGGCTGCGTTAGAAAATTTTAGCAATCTTAACGCTACTTATAAAATTGCCTTTTTAGGAGATATGTTTGAGTTAGGAGACGAAGCACAAGCAGAACATCAAAATATTACAGATTTAATTACCACATTAAATATAAATACCGTGTATTTAATTGGAACGAATTTTAATAGTACAAAAACTGAAAATAAAAAAATAAAGCAATATAAAACTTTTGAAGCTTTAAAAAAGAGTTTTAATACAATTGATATAACTAATGCTACGTTATTAATAAAAGGCTCAAGAGGCATGGCTTTAGAGCGTATTGTAGATTTGTTTTAA